One segment of Sesamum indicum cultivar Zhongzhi No. 13 linkage group LG4, S_indicum_v1.0, whole genome shotgun sequence DNA contains the following:
- the LOC105161304 gene encoding 60S ribosomal protein L9-like encodes MKTILSSDTMDIPDGVKIKVKAKVIEVEGPRGKLSRNFKHLNLDFQLITDEATGKKKLKIDAWFGSRKTTAAIRTALSHVTNLINGVTKGYRYKMRFVYAHFPINASITNSATAIEIRNFLGEKRVRKVDMLEGVSVIRSEKVKDELVLEGNDIELVSRSAALINQKCHVKNKDIRKFLDGIYVSEKGTIAEEE; translated from the exons ATGAAGACGATACTGTCCTCCGACACCATGGACATACCTGACGGGGTGAAGATCAAGGTGAAGGCCAAGGTTATCGAAGTCGAAGGTCCGAGGGGAAAACTCTCCCGCAATTTCAAGCATTTGAACCTCGATTTCCAGCTAATTACTGACGAAGCCACCGGAAAGAAGAAGCTGAAGATTGACGCGTGGTTCGGTAGCCGGAAGACAACCGCAGCTATTCGCACCGCGCTTAGCCACGTGACCAATCTGATTAACGGTGTTACCAAGGGATACCGTTACAAGATGCGTTTCGTGTACGCTCACTTTCCCATCAATGCATCCATTACCAACAGCGCCACCGCTATTGAGATCCGTAACTTCCTTGGCGAGAAGAGG GTGAGGAAGGTGGATATGCTTGAAGGGGTTTCAGTTATTCGGTCTGAGAAGGTCAAGGATGAATTGGTTTTGGAAGGGAATGACATTGAGCTTGTTTCTCGGTCTGCAGCCTTGATAAACCAG AAATGCCATGTGAAGAACAAGGATATAAGGAAGTTCCTTGATGGTATCTATGTCAGTGAGAAGGGAACTATAGCTGAGGAAGAATAA